The Pseudomonas cucumis sequence AACATTCGTTGGGACAGCTTCGAACATTTCGCCAACAACCCGAAAGTAAAGTGGGCGATCCCGATGTCCCTCGGCGATTCCCATCGCGGTTATCGGGTGATGGGCACCACCGAGGCGTACTTCGAGCATTACCAGTACGGCCATCAACAGCACCTCGAACTGGCCGACGGCCGCGCCTTCGCCAGCGATCCGTTCGAAGTGGTACTCGGTGCCGAAGTGGCCGATGCGCTGCACTACAAGCTCGGCGACAAACTGGTGCTGGCCCATGGCGTGGCGGCGATCAGCCTGGTCAAACACGACGACAAACCGTTCACCGTCGTCGGCATTCTCAAACGCACCGGCACCCCGGTAGACCGCACGCTGCACATCAGCCTCGGCGGGATGGAAGCAATCCACATCGACTGGCACAACGGCGTGCCGGCACGTGGCAATGGTCGGATCAGTGCCGATCAGGCGCGCAACCTGGACCTGACGCCGCAAGCAATCACCGCCTTCATGCTCGGCCTCAACAGCAAGATTTCGACGTTTGCGCTGCAACGGGAGATCAACGAATTCCGTGGCGAACCGATGCTGGCGATCCTGCCGGGTGTGGCATTGCAAGAGCTGTGGAGTTTGATGAGCACGGCGGAAAAAGCCTTGTTCGTCGTCTCGCTGTTCGTGGTGCTGACCGGGTTGATCGGCATGCTCACGGCGATCCTCACCAGCCTCAACGAGCGGCGCCGCGAGATGGCGATTCTGCGTTCGGTGGGCGCGCGGCCGTGGCATATTGCGACCTTGCTGGTGCTGGAAGCGTTTGCCCTGGCGCTGTCGGGGGTGATTGCCGGGGTGGCGCTGCTGTATGTGGGCATCGCCGTGGCGCAGGGTTATGTGCAGGCGAATTACGGCTTATACCTGCCGCTGGCCTGGCCGAGCGAATATGAATGGACGCTGCTCGGTGGCATCCTGATCGCCGCGCTGCTGATGGGCAGCGTGCCGGCCTGGCGCGCTTATCGCCAATCCTTGGCCGATGGCCTGTCGATCCGACTATGAGGACGTTAATGATGCCCCGCGCTGTGCTTGCGCTATTGATGCTGGTTGCCCTTCCGCTGTGGGCGGCCGAGCCGAAAGACCTGACCTGGTCGGAAATGATCCCGCCGGATGCGGCGCCAGAAGTGCCGAACATGACGCCGCTGCATGACCTGTCGAAGATGAGCGACGCGTTGTCCGCGGAGTCGGCCCCAGCGGCCAGGCAGGACATGCCGAACGCGCCGGTGGTGAAGAGCCTCGACGGCCAGAATATTCGTTTACCGGGGTACATCGTGCCGCTGGAAGTCAGTGAAGAAGGCCGCACTACGGAGTTTCTGCTGGTGCCGTATTTCGGCGCCTGCATCCACGTACCGCCTCCTCCGTCGAACCAGATCGTGCATGTCAAAAGCGAGGTCGGTGTGAAGCTTGATGAGCTGTATCAGCCGTACTGGATCGAAGGTGCGTTGCAGGTCAAGGCGTCCACGAGTGAGTTGGCGGATGCCGGGTATCAGATGGAGGCTGACAAGATTTATGTATATGAGCTGCCGGAGTGAGTCCGGTAGTGATGTGTTGCCAACAAAACTGCCATCGCGGGTTTGCCCGCGATGAGGCTCCGCAAAAATCGGGGCCATCACTGTTTCATTGAGCTGAGTCAAAAGACCGTATCAGTTGGATCCCTACCATTGGACATCGAACATTTCTGACGTCCTTTGGAGCCCCCATGCACAAGTTCAAGCTCTGCGCTTCGCTGTTCGCCCTCGCGCTCGCCGCCCCGCTCGTCCATGCTCACACCGCCGGTGACTTCATCGTTCGGGCCGGTGCGATCACCGTCAACCCGGAAGCCGACAGCTCCAGCGTCAAGGTCGATCAGGGCCCGCTGAAGGGCGCCGATCTGGGTGGCAAGGCCACCATGAGCAGCGACACGCAACTGGGTCTGAACTTCGCCTACATGATCACCAATAACCTGGGGATCGAACTGCTCGCGGCCTCGCCGTTCGAGCATGACGTGAAGCTCAAAGGCACCGCCCTCGGCGCCGCCAACGGCAAACTCGGCACTCTGAAACACCTGCCGCCGACCCTGAGCCTGGTCTACTACCCGCTGGACGCCAAGTCCGCGTTCCAGCCGTATATCGGCGGCGGTATCAACTACACCTGGATCTACGATGAGCATGTCAGCAGCGAAGCCGCCGCCAATGGCTTCAGCAACTTCAAGGCGGATAACTCCTGGGGTCTGGCCTGGCAGATCGGTGCCGACTACATGCTGACCGACAACGTAATGATCAACGCCCAGGTACGCTACATCGACATCGACACCACCGCGACCGTGGAAAACAACGCCGTCGCGCCGGGCACCCGGGCCAAGGTCGACGTTGATGTGGACCCGTTCATCTACATGGTTGGTTTGGGTTACAAGTTCTAAACCCGCGGCAAAAAAAAAGGCGCCTCGACAGGCGCCTTTTTCATTGATCGTACCCACGCTCCGCGTAGGAACGATCTATCGTCCCAGCAACCGCGCCAGGCCGACGCTCATCGGTGTCTGCTGCGGGTAGGTAAACCGCTCCAGCAACCGCCGGTTGTTCGCACGTGAATGGCGGATGTCACCGGAGCGCGCCGGGCCGTAGCTCACGGGCGGCAGCTTGCCGACCACCGCTTCAAGGGCTGCAAGCATTTGCTTGAGGGTCGTCGCCTGATTCCAGCCGACATTCACCGCGCCGACTTCGACCTGTGGTTTCTCGATGGCTTGCACCAACACATCCACCAGGTCCTCGACATAGACAAAATCCCGAGTCTGCTCGCCATCGCCGAACACGGTGATCGGCAAGCCTTTCTGCGCGCGCTCGCTGAAAATGCTGATCACCCCGGAATACGGCGAGGACGGATCCTGGCGCGGACCGAAGATGTTGAAGAAACGGAAAATCACCGGCTCCAGAGCATGCTGACGGCGATAGAAATCGAAGTAATGCTCGCTCGCCAGCTTATCCGCCGCGTACGGCGTCAATGGTGCCTTGGGCGTGTCTTCGTCGATCGATTCGCCTTCGCCATTGTTGCCATAGACCGCTGCGCTGGACGCGAACAACACCCGTTTGACGCCGGCCTGACGCATGGCTTCGCAGACATTCAGCGAGCCGATGAAATTGCTCTGATGGGTCTTCACCGGGTCATCCACCGAAGCCTGCACCGAAGCCACCGCAGCCAGATGAGCCACCGCGCTGCAACCGACCATCGCCTGCGCCACCAGTGCAGCATCGGCGACGTCGCCCACGATCAGTTCGACGAGGGGATTGTCCAGCGGCAGATTGCTGCGTTTGCCGGTGGAGAGGTCATCGAGAATCCGCACCGAATGCCCTTTGGTGAGCAAGGCGTCGGTCAGGTGCGAACCGATGAAACCGGCACCGCCGGTGATTAAAACAGGGCCGTCAGCCATGGCGATAAAACCTATCCAGTAAGCCCGGGAGTGCCGCGCGCCAGGCGCGGGGCTTGATCCCGAAAGTGTGCAGAATTTTCTTGCAGGCCAGCACCGCGTGTTGCGGTTCTTCGGCGGCGTCGGGCCGCGCGGCATGAGCCTGGGCGGTCGGCGCTTCGATAGCCAGCGGGTGTAAAGCGCGTGCTTCGGTAAGGATAGCCTGCCCCAACGCCAGCGGCGTGGTCGCCTCATGCCCGGCGTAGTGGTAAGTGCCCCACAGTGGCGCGGAGCAATCGAGTTGCTTGAGCACCGAAATGATCACCCGGGCGGCATCGTCCACCGGCGTCGGATTACCGCGACGGTCATCGGCCATCAGCAGTTCTTCAGCTTTCTCGGCCCGGCTCAGGAATCGCCCGAGGGTGCCCTCGGGGCTGTCATCGAGCAGCCAGCCAAAACGCAGCAGCACATGCTGCGGACAGGTGGCGCGCACGCTTTGCTCGATTCGCCACAAGGCCTGACCGCGCAAGCCCAGCGGTACCGGTTCGTCTTTTTCGCTGTAAGCAGTTGCCCGGGAGCCATCGAACACGCGATAACTCGACGGTTGCAGCAGCACAATGTTGTGATGCTGGCACAGCTCGGCCAGCCGTTCGACGGCTCGCTCCTGCCCGGCCAGACGCTGTTCGCTGACGGTCTCCGCCTGGAACCAGTCAAAATAGTAGGCGAGATTGATCAACGCATCCGGACGGGTATCGTCGAGCAGTTGCGTCAGGCTCGCGGCGTCCCAGCCGTCTTGTGGTGGGCGGGGGGCGAGGAAACCGATGTCTTCCTCCGCACCGAGGCGAATCAGCGCCTGCCCAAGGGCATTTCCGCCGCCCAGTAACATAAGGCGCATTCGCATAGAGTCAGCAGGCCCAGTCTGATTGGAACGATGGCTTTATCGACAGCGCCCGCAGGCGATGCCCTCAATAATTGCCGGAATCGTTGCATTTTGCGGGTTTAGTACGCAACCGTCATCCGTAAAGTGTAGTTCCCGGGGATTTGTGGTGCAGCGACGGGCCTCTTCGCGGGCACAGATCCTGAGCGGTACTTGCAACTTCCCGCCCCCACCCGCATAAATTACTCCATGAATCTGCCCATCCCCACGGACGCTGCTCTGGCAGGCTTTCACCCCGCCGTCAGCGCCTGGTTCAGCAATACCTTCGCGACGGCCACCGCCGCCCAGGCCCGGGCGTGGCCGTTGATCCGCCAGCGCCGCTCGACCCTGATCGCCGCGCCCACCGGCTCCGGCAAAACCCTCACCGCGTTTCTGGCCGTGCTCGACGATCTGGTCCATCGTGGCCTGGAGAGCCCGGACGGCCTGCCGGACGAAACCCTGGTGGTCTACGTTTCGCCGCTCAAGGCGCTGTCCAACGACATCCAGATCAACCTGCAAAACCCGCTGGCCGGCATCACCGAACAGTTGCGGGTGATGGGCCTGCCCGACGTGCCGATCAGCACCGCCGTGCGCACCGGCGATACGCCGCAAAAAGAGCGCTCGGCCATGCGCAAAACCGCGCCGCACATTCTGGTGACCACCCCGGAATCCCTTTACGTGTTACTCGGCTCCGACTCCGGCCGGCAAATGCTCGGCACCACCCACACGGTGATTGTCGACGAAATCCACGCCATTGCCGCCAGCAAACGTGGCAGTCATCTGGCCCTGAGCCTGGAGCGTTTACAGGCGCTTTGCGCGCAACCGTTGGTGCGTATCGGCCTTTCCGCCACGCAGAAACCCATCGAAGCGGTGTCGCGCTTTCTGGTCGGCCGTGATCGCGACTGCGACATCATCGACATCGGCCACGCCCGCCCACGGGATCTCGATATAGAGGTGCCGCCCGTGCCGTTGTCGGCGGTAATGGCCAACGACGTCTGGGAACTGGTCTATGACCGACTCGCCGCCCTCGCCCGTGAACACCGGACCACGCTGATTTTCGTCAACACCCGACGCTTGGCCGAACGCCTGAGTCGGCACTTGAGCGAACGCCTCGGCAAGGACGCGGTAGCGGCCCACCATGGCAGCCTGGCCAAGGAGTTTCGTCTCGATGCCGAACAACGGCTCAAGCGCGGCGAGCTGCAAGTGCTGATCGCCACCGCTTCGCTGGAGCTGGGGATCGATATCGGCGACGTCGACCTGGTGTGCCAGATCGCGTCACCGCGCTCGATTGCCGGGTTTCTGCAACGGGTCGGCCGCTCCGGGCACCAGGTCGGCGGCACGCCCAAGGGCCGGTTATTTGCCACCACCCGCGACGACCTGATCGAATGCGCCGCCCTGCTCGACTGCGTCCGCCGTGGCGAGCTCGACACGTTGCAGATCCCAGAAGCGCCGCTGGACGTGCTGGCCCAGCAGATCATCGCCGAGGTCAGCTGCCAGGAATGGCAGGAACAGGCGCTGCTGGAGATGCTGCGCAACGCCTCGCCTTACGCCACGCTCGACGAAAAGCACTATCAGGCACTGCTGCAAATGCTCGCCGAGGGCTACAACGGGCGCCTGGGTGTTCGCAGCGCTTACCTGCACCGGGACGCCGTAAGCCGCACCCTGCGCGGCCGTCGAGGCGCCAAGCTGACTGCCGTGACCAGCGGCGGGACAATTCCCGACAACGCCGACTACAGCGTTTTGCTGGAGCCTCAAGGGCTGAACATCGGCAGCGTCAACGAAGATTTCGCGGTGGAAAGCATCGCCGGAGATATCTTTCAGTTGGGCAATACGTCGTATCGAATCCTGCGGGTCGAAACCGGCAAGGTGCGGGTCGAGGACGCACAGGGCCAACCACCGACCATTCCGTTCTGGCTCGGCGAAGCACCGGGTCGCAGCGATGAACTGTCGTTCGCCGTGGCCCGCCTGCAAGCGCAACTCGATGAGCGGCTCGGCGCCACGCCCGGCAACTTGCAACCGGCCGTCGACTGGCTGACCGACACCCTCGGCCTGAACCTCGCCAGCGCCGAGCAATTAGTCGATTACCTGGCCCGGGCACGCCAGACCCTCGGCGCCTTGCCATCGCAAGACACGCTGCTGATGGAGCGGTTTTTCGATGAGTCCGGCGGTACGCAGTTGATCATCCACTCGCCGTTCGGCAGCCGCATTAACCGCGCCTGGGGCCTGGCCCTGCGCAAGCGCTTCTGCCGCACCTTCAACTTCGAATTACAGGCCGCCGCCAGCGAGGACGCCATCGTGCTGTCGCTGTCCACCGGCCACAGCTTCGAGCTGGAGGATGTCTGGCTTTATCTGCACAGCAACAGCGCCGAGCACACTCTGATTCAAGCAGTGCTCGAGGCGCCGCTGTTCGGTGTGCGTTGGCGCTGGAACGCAGGGGTCGCTTTGGCGCTGCCGCGCTACAGCGGCGGACGCAAAGTACCGCCGCAGATCCAGCGGATGAAGAGCGAAGACCTGATCGCCAGCGTGTTTCCCGATCAAATCGCCTGTGTGGAAAACCTCGCCGGCGAGCGCGAGATTCCCGACCATCCGCTGGTGGAACAAACCCTTGATGATTGCCTGCACGAAGCCATGGACAGCGAAGGCTGGCTGGCGTTGTTGCGGCGCATGGAACAGGGCGACATCCGTCTGATCAGCCGTGATCTGCCAGCGCCTTCGCCACTGGCGGCGGAGATTCTCAGCGCCCGCCCCTACACCTTTCTCGACGATGCGCCACTGGAAGAGCGTCGCACTCAGGCAGTGCTCAACCGTCGCTGGAGCGATCCGCAGTCCACCGATGATCTCGGCGCGCTGGACGCTGAGGCGATTGCCGCCGTGCGTGACGAAGCCTGGCCAACGCCCACCGGCATTGATGAAATGCATGAAGCGCTGATGAGCCTCGCGTGCATTACCGAGGCCGAAGCCCAGGCCAACCCGAATTGGCTCGAGTGGCTGAACACCTTGGCCGACAGTGGCCGCGCCAGCCGTTTGCAGATCAACACCGAGCAATCGCTGTGGTTAGCGCTGGAACGACTGACCTGCCTGCGGGCGATTTATCCACAGGCCAAATTAATCCCTCCGTTGGAGGCATTGCCCGGTTTCGATGAAACCTGGGAGCCGGACGAAGCGGTGCTGGAAGTGATCCGCGCGCGGCTCAGCGCGTTTGGTCCGTTGCCGCTAAAGGTGATTGCCGAGCCGCTTGGATTACCGGCGACTCAAGTCACTCAGGCTTTGGCGCAACTGGAGCGCGAAGGTTATGTACTGCGTGGGCAATTCACCCCAGGCGCCCCTGACGAAGAATGGTGCGAACGGCATCTGCTGGCGCGGATTCATCGCTACACGGTCAAACGACTGCGACGGGAAATCGAGCCGGTGGCTCTGCAGGATTTCATGCGTTTTCTGTTCGACTGGCAGCACCTGTCCGCCGCGAGCCAAGGCCAGGGCAACGCAGTGTTGCCGGCGATCATCAGCCAGTTCGAAGGCTACCCCGTCGCCGCTTCGGCGTGGGACAGCGATATTCTGCCGGCGCGGCTCAAAGACTATTCAGCGAGTTGGCTGGATGAGTTATGCCGCAGCGGCAAACTGGTCTGGACCCGCCTGACCGCGCGCAACAAGAGCGCCGGCACGGCATTGCGCAGCACGCCGATTCTGCTGCTGCCGCGCAGTCAGGTCGGGTTGTGGAGCAGCTTGACCGAACAAACGCCGGTCAGCGAGCTGTCACCCAAAACGCAAAAAGTCCATGAAGCGCTCAGCCAGCACGGCGCACTGTTTTTCGATGAGCTGATTCATGAAGCCCATCTGCTGCGCTCGGAACTGGAAATCGCCTTGCAGGAACTGGTCGGTGCCGGGTTGGTAAACGCCGACAGTTTCGCCGGCCTGCGGGCGCTGATTACCCCGGCCAGCAAACGCCAGAATCGCAGCAGCCGACGCGGGCGTGGAGCGTTTGTCGGCGGCATGGACGATGCCGGACGCTGGGCCTTGTTACGCCGTGGTGCTGCCGCCCCGGTTGTGGATAAGCAACGTCCCGCGCCTACGCCCAGCGAAACCCTGGAACACATCGCCATGACCTTGCTACGCCGTTACGGCGTGGTGTTCTGGCGCTTGCTGGAACGTGAGGCGGACTGGCTGCCGAGTTGGCGGGAATTGCTGCGCACGTTCCATCGGCTCGAGGCTCGGGGCGAGATTCGGGGCGGGCGGTTTGTCAGTGGCTTGGCCGGTGAACAATTTGC is a genomic window containing:
- a CDS encoding DUF3299 domain-containing protein; amino-acid sequence: MPRAVLALLMLVALPLWAAEPKDLTWSEMIPPDAAPEVPNMTPLHDLSKMSDALSAESAPAARQDMPNAPVVKSLDGQNIRLPGYIVPLEVSEEGRTTEFLLVPYFGACIHVPPPPSNQIVHVKSEVGVKLDELYQPYWIEGALQVKASTSELADAGYQMEADKIYVYELPE
- a CDS encoding OmpW/AlkL family protein, yielding MHKFKLCASLFALALAAPLVHAHTAGDFIVRAGAITVNPEADSSSVKVDQGPLKGADLGGKATMSSDTQLGLNFAYMITNNLGIELLAASPFEHDVKLKGTALGAANGKLGTLKHLPPTLSLVYYPLDAKSAFQPYIGGGINYTWIYDEHVSSEAAANGFSNFKADNSWGLAWQIGADYMLTDNVMINAQVRYIDIDTTATVENNAVAPGTRAKVDVDVDPFIYMVGLGYKF
- a CDS encoding Lhr family helicase; this encodes MNLPIPTDAALAGFHPAVSAWFSNTFATATAAQARAWPLIRQRRSTLIAAPTGSGKTLTAFLAVLDDLVHRGLESPDGLPDETLVVYVSPLKALSNDIQINLQNPLAGITEQLRVMGLPDVPISTAVRTGDTPQKERSAMRKTAPHILVTTPESLYVLLGSDSGRQMLGTTHTVIVDEIHAIAASKRGSHLALSLERLQALCAQPLVRIGLSATQKPIEAVSRFLVGRDRDCDIIDIGHARPRDLDIEVPPVPLSAVMANDVWELVYDRLAALAREHRTTLIFVNTRRLAERLSRHLSERLGKDAVAAHHGSLAKEFRLDAEQRLKRGELQVLIATASLELGIDIGDVDLVCQIASPRSIAGFLQRVGRSGHQVGGTPKGRLFATTRDDLIECAALLDCVRRGELDTLQIPEAPLDVLAQQIIAEVSCQEWQEQALLEMLRNASPYATLDEKHYQALLQMLAEGYNGRLGVRSAYLHRDAVSRTLRGRRGAKLTAVTSGGTIPDNADYSVLLEPQGLNIGSVNEDFAVESIAGDIFQLGNTSYRILRVETGKVRVEDAQGQPPTIPFWLGEAPGRSDELSFAVARLQAQLDERLGATPGNLQPAVDWLTDTLGLNLASAEQLVDYLARARQTLGALPSQDTLLMERFFDESGGTQLIIHSPFGSRINRAWGLALRKRFCRTFNFELQAAASEDAIVLSLSTGHSFELEDVWLYLHSNSAEHTLIQAVLEAPLFGVRWRWNAGVALALPRYSGGRKVPPQIQRMKSEDLIASVFPDQIACVENLAGEREIPDHPLVEQTLDDCLHEAMDSEGWLALLRRMEQGDIRLISRDLPAPSPLAAEILSARPYTFLDDAPLEERRTQAVLNRRWSDPQSTDDLGALDAEAIAAVRDEAWPTPTGIDEMHEALMSLACITEAEAQANPNWLEWLNTLADSGRASRLQINTEQSLWLALERLTCLRAIYPQAKLIPPLEALPGFDETWEPDEAVLEVIRARLSAFGPLPLKVIAEPLGLPATQVTQALAQLEREGYVLRGQFTPGAPDEEWCERHLLARIHRYTVKRLRREIEPVALQDFMRFLFDWQHLSAASQGQGNAVLPAIISQFEGYPVAASAWDSDILPARLKDYSASWLDELCRSGKLVWTRLTARNKSAGTALRSTPILLLPRSQVGLWSSLTEQTPVSELSPKTQKVHEALSQHGALFFDELIHEAHLLRSELEIALQELVGAGLVNADSFAGLRALITPASKRQNRSSRRGRGAFVGGMDDAGRWALLRRGAAAPVVDKQRPAPTPSETLEHIAMTLLRRYGVVFWRLLEREADWLPSWRELLRTFHRLEARGEIRGGRFVSGLAGEQFALPEAIPLLREVRRRPHDGSLIAVCGVDPLNLAGTLLPGAKVPALASNRLVYRDGIPAAAEIAGKQQFWLELDQQASAELHNKLTRH
- a CDS encoding sugar nucleotide-binding protein, whose product is MRMRLMLLGGGNALGQALIRLGAEEDIGFLAPRPPQDGWDAASLTQLLDDTRPDALINLAYYFDWFQAETVSEQRLAGQERAVERLAELCQHHNIVLLQPSSYRVFDGSRATAYSEKDEPVPLGLRGQALWRIEQSVRATCPQHVLLRFGWLLDDSPEGTLGRFLSRAEKAEELLMADDRRGNPTPVDDAARVIISVLKQLDCSAPLWGTYHYAGHEATTPLALGQAILTEARALHPLAIEAPTAQAHAARPDAAEEPQHAVLACKKILHTFGIKPRAWRAALPGLLDRFYRHG
- a CDS encoding NAD-dependent epimerase/dehydratase family protein, which produces MADGPVLITGGAGFIGSHLTDALLTKGHSVRILDDLSTGKRSNLPLDNPLVELIVGDVADAALVAQAMVGCSAVAHLAAVASVQASVDDPVKTHQSNFIGSLNVCEAMRQAGVKRVLFASSAAVYGNNGEGESIDEDTPKAPLTPYAADKLASEHYFDFYRRQHALEPVIFRFFNIFGPRQDPSSPYSGVISIFSERAQKGLPITVFGDGEQTRDFVYVEDLVDVLVQAIEKPQVEVGAVNVGWNQATTLKQMLAALEAVVGKLPPVSYGPARSGDIRHSRANNRRLLERFTYPQQTPMSVGLARLLGR
- a CDS encoding ABC transporter permease; the encoded protein is MYLFRLAMASLANRRFTAILTAFAIALSVCLLLAVERVRTEAKASFASTISGTDLIVGARSGSVNLLLYSVFRIGNATNNIRWDSFEHFANNPKVKWAIPMSLGDSHRGYRVMGTTEAYFEHYQYGHQQHLELADGRAFASDPFEVVLGAEVADALHYKLGDKLVLAHGVAAISLVKHDDKPFTVVGILKRTGTPVDRTLHISLGGMEAIHIDWHNGVPARGNGRISADQARNLDLTPQAITAFMLGLNSKISTFALQREINEFRGEPMLAILPGVALQELWSLMSTAEKALFVVSLFVVLTGLIGMLTAILTSLNERRREMAILRSVGARPWHIATLLVLEAFALALSGVIAGVALLYVGIAVAQGYVQANYGLYLPLAWPSEYEWTLLGGILIAALLMGSVPAWRAYRQSLADGLSIRL